In the Thermomicrobiales bacterium genome, one interval contains:
- a CDS encoding cold shock domain-containing protein, translating into MDSRWQEHAPRSGQVTYYDAKANIGFIRPDDGSADVSFAIRPYDDPVAVGDYVRYELQPTLQVTGFGKHAIHVRRAIADAFV; encoded by the coding sequence ATGGACAGCCGATGGCAGGAGCATGCGCCGAGGTCTGGTCAGGTGACGTATTACGACGCGAAGGCCAACATTGGCTTCATTCGACCGGATGACGGCTCGGCCGATGTGAGCTTCGCCATCCGTCCGTATGATGATCCGGTGGCGGTCGGCGATTACGTCCGCTACGAGCTACAGCCGACCCTGCAGGTGACCGGCTTCGGCAAGCACGCGATCCACGTGCGCCGCGCGATTGCCGACGCCTTCGTTTAA